In Sulfitobacter sp. W027, a single window of DNA contains:
- a CDS encoding DUF1636 domain-containing protein: MKAFVCTSCTADGGFLDVVRAGLSDVEVEGIDCMSGCSRAQTVAFRAPGKVAYLFGEITEADMDDLRRFVTLYAASVDGKFPDARVLGGLRLKAIARIPG, encoded by the coding sequence GTGAAGGCTTTCGTCTGCACCTCCTGCACCGCCGATGGCGGCTTTCTGGATGTGGTCCGCGCCGGATTGTCTGATGTGGAGGTCGAGGGCATCGACTGTATGTCAGGTTGCTCCCGGGCGCAGACGGTTGCCTTTCGCGCGCCGGGCAAGGTGGCCTATCTGTTTGGCGAGATCACCGAAGCGGACATGGATGACCTGCGCCGTTTCGTGACGCTCTATGCCGCCTCTGTTGATGGGAAATTCCCCGATGCGCGGGTGCTGGGCGGGCTGCGTTTGAAGGCAATCGCGAGGATACCGGGATGA
- the cobA gene encoding uroporphyrinogen-III C-methyltransferase, whose product MGGFVSFVSSGPGDPELLTVKAVSRLQAADVVLFDDLSAGPILEHARPDADLIGVGKRAGRASPKQDHVSRVLVDHAQAGLNVVRLKSGDSGMFGRLEEEIIALRAADIPFEIVPGVTAASAAAATAGIPLTRRMTARRVQFITGADVTGELPSDVNMAALADPMATTVVYMGKRTFAGLAARLIEHGLPGTTPALLAEAVSTPAEKVQRFTIETLARHLESASSTTPALIFYGPLAEFEA is encoded by the coding sequence ATGGGGGGCTTTGTTTCCTTTGTCTCCTCCGGTCCCGGCGATCCGGAACTGCTGACCGTCAAAGCGGTGTCGCGGTTGCAGGCGGCTGATGTGGTGTTGTTTGATGACCTGAGCGCGGGCCCGATTTTGGAACATGCGCGGCCCGATGCGGACTTGATCGGCGTCGGCAAACGGGCCGGACGTGCTTCGCCCAAGCAAGACCATGTGAGCCGGGTCTTGGTCGATCATGCTCAGGCCGGGTTGAACGTTGTACGGTTGAAGTCCGGCGACAGCGGCATGTTTGGGCGGCTGGAAGAAGAAATTATCGCGCTGCGGGCAGCGGATATTCCTTTCGAGATCGTACCGGGTGTCACCGCTGCCTCTGCCGCCGCCGCGACGGCAGGTATCCCGCTGACCCGACGTATGACCGCGCGGCGGGTCCAGTTTATCACCGGCGCAGATGTGACGGGTGAGCTGCCGAGCGACGTAAACATGGCCGCTCTGGCCGATCCGATGGCGACCACGGTTGTCTATATGGGCAAACGTACCTTTGCGGGCCTCGCTGCGCGATTGATTGAGCACGGGCTGCCCGGCACCACGCCCGCGCTTTTGGCGGAGGCTGTTTCGACCCCGGCGGAAAAGGTGCAGCGGTTCACCATTGAGACCTTGGCGCGCCATCTGGAGAGTGCCAGCAGCACCACGCCCGCGTTGATCTTCTACGGGCCGTTGGCAGAGTTTGAGGCGTGA